In Sebaldella termitidis ATCC 33386, one DNA window encodes the following:
- the tnpA gene encoding IS200/IS605 family transposase: protein MAKKSNSLSHTKWMCKYHIVFTPKYRRKIIYNQYKKSVGEILRSLCKYKGVELLEGHLKTDHVHMLVSIPPKISVSSFMGYLKGKSALMLFDRHANLKYKFGNRHFWSEGYYVSTVGLNETTIRKYIQEQEKQDIARDKLSVKEYEDPFRGKSE from the coding sequence ATGGCTAAAAAAAGTAATAGCCTGTCTCATACAAAGTGGATGTGTAAGTACCATATTGTATTCACCCCAAAGTATAGACGAAAAATAATATATAATCAATATAAAAAAAGTGTAGGAGAAATATTGAGGAGTCTATGTAAATATAAAGGAGTAGAATTACTGGAAGGACACTTAAAAACGGACCACGTGCATATGTTGGTAAGTATACCGCCGAAAATAAGTGTATCAAGTTTTATGGGATATTTGAAAGGGAAAAGTGCGCTGATGCTGTTTGACAGGCATGCAAATTTAAAATATAAATTTGGTAATAGACATTTTTGGTCAGAAGGATATTATGTAAGTACAGTAGGTTTGAATGAAACGACAATAAGAAAGTATATTCAGGAACAGGAAAAACAGGATATAGCCCGAGATAAGCTGAGTGTGAAAGAATACGAAGACCCCTTTAGGGGTAAGTCGGAGTGA
- a CDS encoding metallophosphoesterase — translation MKKVFFIADTHFGHKEIINFENRPFKNTEEMNEILIQNWNKTVSEKDVIFLLGDFAFGEKEEIQQYISALNGYKILIMGNHDRVYPQSWWAGAGFQEVIQYPVIYKEWFMLSHEPLYINKNMPYANIFGHVHGNPLYTDVSRQSFCVSAERTGYIPLEFEEITEKMQNAINPEVEK, via the coding sequence GTGAAAAAAGTTTTTTTTATAGCAGATACACATTTTGGACATAAGGAAATTATAAATTTTGAAAACCGTCCGTTCAAAAATACGGAAGAAATGAATGAAATACTAATTCAAAACTGGAATAAAACAGTTTCTGAAAAGGATGTAATATTCCTGCTGGGTGATTTTGCCTTTGGGGAAAAAGAAGAAATACAACAGTATATTTCAGCTTTAAATGGATATAAGATACTGATTATGGGAAATCATGACAGGGTTTATCCGCAGTCGTGGTGGGCAGGAGCAGGATTTCAGGAAGTAATACAATATCCTGTAATATACAAAGAATGGTTTATGCTGTCACATGAACCTTTATATATTAATAAAAATATGCCGTATGCCAATATTTTCGGGCATGTACACGGGAATCCCCTTTATACTGATGTTTCAAGACAGAGTTTTTGTGTTTCGGCAGAAAGAACAGGGTATATTCCGCTGGAATTCGAAGAAATAACTGAAAAAATGCAGAATGCAATTAATCCGGAGGTGGAAAAATGA
- a CDS encoding BglG family transcription antiterminator, with the protein MFLDRNDILILKEFLHKNNMQLKELTGLLNLKERSIKYKIDNINYVLSESGYDIKLKFEHYNLMLTDKEKKLSQFLRNFKIENYSFNKSERVEVLEFAYLFTLKAYKAEELEGVLNMGRSALKSDLYELKKSFARENLSFSSTPKLGLSVKGSENTIRRLMIERILKYFYVKDFYKLLLKDDTCMISRAVEFFAKNILSYDTKKIFDMLKLLEKKMNKVMSEEGFRVLLIYVLVSSFRTGKFPLTAEDVSNESFLKSAEEYKMINEAVKEAGETAFNEYEILKFTEYLLGTYSYNFKYSFYDNWVKMETLAKEMIKNIEEETGILVTNKKFEEEVIRYLRPAIYRIKNDIQNTAVDYKKVMERYNFLYKATEKSLKSLEEFLGKKIDANEIAYLTVYLRMAVENYRKNEKRETDKNIVVVCKYGYGTSQLIKGRLDYIYKVKNIKVLPYEEYLSYNLDNIQLIISSLNLEKSDRNIPIIKVSPLLDDNDIKKLDFYLERKIPRKIEVKKIMEIINKYTFLESNPEMLKELAEYCNDISYENNSAVMELLPEENFTAE; encoded by the coding sequence ATGTTTTTGGACAGGAATGATATATTAATCCTGAAGGAATTCCTGCATAAAAATAATATGCAGCTGAAGGAGCTTACAGGATTGCTGAATCTGAAAGAACGATCTATAAAATATAAAATAGATAATATTAATTATGTTCTCAGCGAATCCGGATATGATATAAAACTGAAATTCGAGCATTATAATCTCATGCTTACAGATAAAGAAAAAAAACTGTCTCAGTTTTTAAGAAATTTCAAAATAGAAAACTACAGCTTTAATAAAAGTGAAAGAGTGGAAGTTCTTGAATTCGCTTACCTGTTTACATTAAAAGCTTATAAGGCCGAGGAGCTGGAAGGTGTCCTGAATATGGGAAGATCAGCTCTGAAAAGCGATTTATATGAATTAAAGAAAAGCTTTGCCCGTGAAAATCTAAGCTTTAGTTCTACGCCAAAATTGGGGCTGTCGGTAAAAGGCAGTGAAAATACCATAAGAAGACTGATGATAGAGCGTATCTTAAAATATTTTTATGTGAAGGATTTTTATAAACTGTTATTAAAAGATGATACATGTATGATAAGCAGAGCAGTGGAATTTTTTGCAAAAAATATTCTGAGTTATGATACCAAAAAGATTTTTGATATGCTGAAATTACTGGAAAAGAAAATGAATAAAGTGATGTCTGAGGAAGGCTTCAGGGTTTTGCTTATTTATGTTCTGGTAAGCAGTTTTCGTACAGGGAAGTTTCCTCTTACTGCAGAAGATGTATCTAATGAAAGTTTTTTGAAAAGTGCCGAAGAATATAAAATGATAAATGAAGCTGTAAAAGAAGCAGGTGAAACGGCTTTTAACGAATATGAGATATTGAAATTCACAGAATATCTGCTGGGAACCTATTCGTATAATTTTAAATATTCTTTTTATGATAACTGGGTAAAGATGGAAACTCTTGCTAAAGAAATGATAAAAAATATTGAAGAAGAAACAGGAATTCTGGTAACAAACAAAAAATTTGAGGAAGAGGTAATAAGATATCTCAGACCGGCTATATACAGGATAAAAAATGATATACAAAATACAGCTGTAGATTATAAAAAAGTGATGGAAAGATATAATTTTTTATATAAAGCAACGGAAAAATCACTAAAATCGCTGGAAGAGTTTCTAGGGAAGAAAATAGATGCCAATGAAATAGCGTATCTTACTGTATATCTCAGAATGGCAGTAGAAAACTACAGAAAAAATGAAAAAAGAGAAACAGATAAAAATATTGTTGTAGTATGTAAATACGGTTACGGAACATCACAGCTCATAAAGGGAAGGCTGGATTATATATACAAAGTGAAGAATATAAAGGTGCTTCCTTATGAAGAGTATCTCAGCTATAATCTGGACAATATCCAGCTTATTATTTCAAGCCTGAACCTTGAAAAAAGCGACAGAAATATTCCAATAATAAAAGTAAGCCCTTTGCTGGACGATAATGACATAAAAAAACTGGATTTTTATCTTGAAAGAAAAATTCCGAGAAAAATTGAAGTAAAAAAAATTATGGAAATAATAAATAAATATACTTTTTTGGAAAGTAATCCCGAGATGTTAAAGGAGCTCGCCGAATACTGCAATGACATAAGCTATGAAAATAACAGTGCAGTTATGGAATTACTGCCGGAAGAGAACTTTACGGCGGAATAA
- a CDS encoding MarR family winged helix-turn-helix transcriptional regulator produces MKNSSLIMEIVNTGRLFKSVFIKTAESRTKSDIKPSEKNALMELSGHKELSMSVLNKKLSVSKQQLTAITGSLRKKRYVERYTDDKNLRIAHVRITNEGRKALKDTYSEAERKLTDKLECLSSGERKELESSIITLKKLLEKMNG; encoded by the coding sequence ATGAAAAATTCTAGTTTGATAATGGAGATAGTAAATACAGGGCGGCTTTTTAAATCAGTTTTTATAAAAACAGCAGAGTCAAGAACAAAATCAGATATCAAACCATCTGAAAAGAATGCACTTATGGAACTTTCCGGACACAAGGAATTATCAATGTCAGTTTTAAATAAAAAACTTTCTGTATCAAAACAACAGCTTACAGCTATAACAGGATCCCTCAGGAAAAAGAGATATGTGGAAAGATATACAGATGATAAGAACCTGCGTATAGCTCATGTAAGAATAACCAATGAAGGACGGAAAGCATTGAAAGACACCTATTCTGAAGCAGAAAGAAAGCTGACTGATAAGCTGGAATGTTTGTCATCAGGTGAAAGAAAAGAGCTTGAAAGTTCTATAATAACTTTGAAAAAGCTTCTTGAAAAAATGAACGGGTAA